The nucleotide window GCCTTTCCGTCGCGGCTGTCCTGCGTGGTCGCCGGTTCAGGCGTCCGCGCGCAGTGCGTCAGAGATCGACTTGGCGCCGCCGTGCACGGTCAGTCCGCCGTCGACTGGTATCTCGGCCCCCGTGATGAAGGACGCCTCGTCGGAGAGCAGGAAGACGACGAGGGGGGTGATCTCGTCGACGGTTCCGGTGCGGCCGAGCGGTGTCTCGCGGACGTTCGCCTCTCGGAACGCGGGCGCCGCGGAGGCGGTCATGTCCGTTTCGATGAAGCCGGGGTGGACGATGTTCACGCGGATGCCGGCGGGCCCCAGTTCCATGGCGGCGGTCCGCGACAGGCCGCGCAGCGCCCACTTGCTGGACGTGTAGGCGACCGGGTAGTGGCCGGTGAGCGCGGCGGACGAGCCGACGTTCACGATCGAGGAGCCGGGTGGCATCAGCGGGGCCAGGTGCTGGATGCCCAGCAGCGGGCCGGTGACGTTGACCGCGTGGACCCGGGCCATGTCCTCGGGGCGCACGTCGTCGATCCGGGCCCGCCAGGTGACGCCCGCGTTGTTGACCAGGCCGTGCACCTGCCCGTACGCCTCACGCAGGTCGGCGGCGAGTTCCGCCCAGTCCTTCTCGCTCGTGACGTCGAGACGGCGGCAGCCGGGTGCCTGCGTGACGTCGGTGGCGATCACCCGGGCGCCCTCGCGGGTCAGCGCCTCTGCCTCCGCGGCGCCCTGGCCACCGGCCGCGCCCGTGACCACGACGACCTTGCCGAGGAGCCTCCCCCCGCCTTCGGCCGGCAGGTGCCGCCAGGGATGGAGATCGGTCACGGCCGTTGCCTCGTGCGGCGTCGGGCGACGGGAACGGTCATGGGGTCCGGGCCGGCCACCACGGTGTTGGAGACGGAGCCGATGCCCTCGACGGTGAGGGTGACCGTGTCGCCGGGCTTGAGGGGAGGCGGGGACTGTTCACCCCGCACACCCCACAGCTCGGCGAGGCAGCCGCCGTTTCCGCAGGTCCCGGAACCGAGGACGTCGCCGGGGCGGACGACGGTGCCGCGTGAGGCGTAGGCGGTCATCTCCTCGAAGGTCCAGCTCATGTTGGACAGCAGGTCCTTGCCGACGACCTCGCCGTTCACCGAGGCGGTGAGGCCGAGCCGCAGGAAGCCGTCCGTGTCGCGGTACTTCCCCAGCTCGTCGGCGGTGACCAGGTAAGGACCCAGCGTGGTGGCGGTGTCCTTGCCCTTGCAGGGGCCGAGGCCGACCTTCATCTCGGCGGACTGCAGGTCCCGTGCCGACCAGTCGTTGAAGACGGTGTAGCCGACGATGTGGTCGCGGGCCTGCTCGGGCGTGAGGTCGCGGCCCTCCTTTCCGATCACGGCGGCGACCTCCAGCTCGAAGTCGAGCACGCTCGACCCCGGCGGCACGGGGATGTCGTCGTGCGGCCCGTACATCGCGTAGGGGTTGCCGAAGTAGAACGTCGGGGCCGCGTACCACCGCTCCGGTACCCCGGCAGCCCCGTCCACGGACCGCCGTACGCCCTCGACGTGTTCCTCGAAGGTGACGAAGTCCCGCACGGTGGGCGGCTGGAGCGGCGCCAGCAGGCGCACGTCAGAGAGGTGGGGGCCGGCCGGAACGTCGAGAGCCGCGGAGCCCGCGTCGAGCAGCTCGGGCAGACCACCGCCCTCGGCGAGCAGGCAGGTCAGCGAGCTGACGCCGGGCAGGGGGTGGAGCGTGCCGTCCTCTGAGACGACGGCCACGTGGCGGTGGTTGCGGTACTCGTACGCGGCGAAACGCATGGCGGTTTCCTGTCGGCTGTCGGCATGAGGGGTGGCACGAAGGCCGGGGGCGCGGCATGGGAGTCAGGGCAGTTGACCGGGCAACCGCCCCCCGGGGGACTGAAACCTCCGCCGATCAGACCGGCGGGGCGACGAAGACGCCGCGGTCGACGTCGTTGAAGGACTCCTTGGTGACCAGCTCGTTCATGGGGTTGGCCGTGCCCCACTGGTCGGTGACCTCGGGGTTCGAGAAGTCGTAGACGTGCGGGTGCCAGGTGTCCTCGTCCAGCAGCTCCAACTCCGTCGTGTACTCCACCGTGTTGCCGTGCGGGTCGAGGAAGTAGGTGAAGGTGTTGTCGCCCGCCATGTGCCGGCCCGGCCCCCAGATCTTGCGGGCGCCGGAGCGGATGACACGGCCGGAGCCGCGCATGTACTCGTCGATTCCGCGCATCTCGAAGGAGATGTGGTGCAGCGAGGTGTGCGGGCCCTTGGCGATGGCCATGGAGTGGTGCTGGTTGCTGATCCGCATGAAGTGCATGACGTCGCCGATGTGCGGATGGCCGAGCGTGTCGGAGAGGCGGAAGCCGAGGTGCTCCTCGTACCACGCCTTGGTCCTGTCCAGATCCGGCGAGTTGAGGACGACGTGCGACAGCTTGACCGGGATCGACTCCTTCTCCTCGATCTTGCGGTGCTGCCGCACCTCAACGTCGGCGGAGACCTCGATGGTGCGGCCGTCGACGTCGAAGAAGCGGAAGCCGTAACCGCCGCCCGGTGTTTCCACCTTGCCCGGCTGGGTGACCAGCTCGACACCCCCGGCGAGGAGTTGTTCGGCGAGCGTGTCCACGTCGGCCGGGCTCGCGGCACCGTAGGAGACGAGGTCGAGGCGCTTCTCGTCGGCCTTGCGCAGCCGGACGACGTACTGCTCGGGGCTGCCCTCGGCAGCGAGGAAGGAGAGGCCGGAGTCCGCGGCGACCTTGGTCAGGCCCCAGACTCCGGCGTAGAAGTCGAGTTGCTTGTCGTAGTCCGGCACGGCGAGGTCGACGTGGCGGAGGTGGGTGAGCAGGCGGTTACTCATGGGGGGTCTCCTCAGGCGAGGTTGAGCAGAGCGGCGGCGTTTCCGCCACGGACGGCGTGGAAGTCGGTGTCGGGCAGGTCCGCGGCGCGCAGCGCGCCGAGCGGGTCGTCGGTGCCCATGTCGAAGGGGAAGTCGGAACCGAGCAGGACCCGTTCCTGGCCGACCGCCCGCAGCAGCTCCCGCAGCACCTGGGGGTCGTGGACGAGGGAGTCGAAGTACAGCTGCTTCAGATAGCTGCTCGGTTCCCGCTCACACCCCCGGGCGTCGGGGCGGACCCGCCAGGCGTGGTCGGAGCGGCCGATGTGGGTGGGCAGGTAGCCGCCGGCGTGCGCCGCGATCAGCTTCAGGCCCGGATGACGGTCCAGGACGCCGGAGAAGATCAGGTGGGAGAGGGCGACGGCGTTCTCGGTGGGCTGGCCGACGGTGTTGGACAGGTACCACTGGTCCAGGCGCTCGTCGAGGGTGCAGCCGAACGGGTGCAGGAAGAGGAGGGCGCCCGTCTCCTCCGCACGGGACCAGAGGGGTTCGTACGCCGGATCCGACAGCTCGCGGCCCGGCGCGTGCGAGGAGATCTCCACACCCCTCAGTCCCTGGTCCAGGGCGTGGTCGAGCAGGCCGGCCGCGAGGCCGGGATGCTGGAGCGGCACCAGGCCCAGGCCGTGCAGCCGGTCGGGAGCCTTCGCACAGTGTGCGGCGATGCCCTCGTTGGCCAGCCGGCAGACCCCCTCGGCCAGTCGAGGTTCGGCCCAGTAGTGGTAGTGGGACGGCGAGGGGCTGACCAG belongs to Streptomyces graminofaciens and includes:
- a CDS encoding VOC family protein yields the protein MSNRLLTHLRHVDLAVPDYDKQLDFYAGVWGLTKVAADSGLSFLAAEGSPEQYVVRLRKADEKRLDLVSYGAASPADVDTLAEQLLAGGVELVTQPGKVETPGGGYGFRFFDVDGRTIEVSADVEVRQHRKIEEKESIPVKLSHVVLNSPDLDRTKAWYEEHLGFRLSDTLGHPHIGDVMHFMRISNQHHSMAIAKGPHTSLHHISFEMRGIDEYMRGSGRVIRSGARKIWGPGRHMAGDNTFTYFLDPHGNTVEYTTELELLDEDTWHPHVYDFSNPEVTDQWGTANPMNELVTKESFNDVDRGVFVAPPV
- a CDS encoding fumarylacetoacetate hydrolase family protein, producing MRFAAYEYRNHRHVAVVSEDGTLHPLPGVSSLTCLLAEGGGLPELLDAGSAALDVPAGPHLSDVRLLAPLQPPTVRDFVTFEEHVEGVRRSVDGAAGVPERWYAAPTFYFGNPYAMYGPHDDIPVPPGSSVLDFELEVAAVIGKEGRDLTPEQARDHIVGYTVFNDWSARDLQSAEMKVGLGPCKGKDTATTLGPYLVTADELGKYRDTDGFLRLGLTASVNGEVVGKDLLSNMSWTFEEMTAYASRGTVVRPGDVLGSGTCGNGGCLAELWGVRGEQSPPPLKPGDTVTLTVEGIGSVSNTVVAGPDPMTVPVARRRTRQRP
- a CDS encoding SDR family NAD(P)-dependent oxidoreductase produces the protein MTDLHPWRHLPAEGGGRLLGKVVVVTGAAGGQGAAEAEALTREGARVIATDVTQAPGCRRLDVTSEKDWAELAADLREAYGQVHGLVNNAGVTWRARIDDVRPEDMARVHAVNVTGPLLGIQHLAPLMPPGSSIVNVGSSAALTGHYPVAYTSSKWALRGLSRTAAMELGPAGIRVNIVHPGFIETDMTASAAPAFREANVRETPLGRTGTVDEITPLVVFLLSDEASFITGAEIPVDGGLTVHGGAKSISDALRADA
- a CDS encoding amidohydrolase family protein codes for the protein MTPTASSAPTIDVHAHLLLPEIEETVAGHPGLAEARALDARRNGPAALTVNGPMVGARAAKLTDAAVRLAAMDAQGVDIQLVSPSPSHYHYWAEPRLAEGVCRLANEGIAAHCAKAPDRLHGLGLVPLQHPGLAAGLLDHALDQGLRGVEISSHAPGRELSDPAYEPLWSRAEETGALLFLHPFGCTLDERLDQWYLSNTVGQPTENAVALSHLIFSGVLDRHPGLKLIAAHAGGYLPTHIGRSDHAWRVRPDARGCEREPSSYLKQLYFDSLVHDPQVLRELLRAVGQERVLLGSDFPFDMGTDDPLGALRAADLPDTDFHAVRGGNAAALLNLA